In Oscillatoria acuminata PCC 6304, a single window of DNA contains:
- a CDS encoding PAS domain-containing sensor histidine kinase has translation MLTTLQSEYKPQAEVLELKQQLAASEIRFRNVIDKLADGIIIVDGKGLVRFINRAAECLLSCPADALLGKEVFGTRVFEIQGGQIGTEIIKRVGDSDRVSTRVVQTQVEILRKGEEDAIAEMRIVETEWEGEKALMASLRDITSRVRALEALQKSEAQLREQTHQLERTLQQLKQTQSQLIQTEKMSSLGQMVAGVAHEINNPVNFIYGNIDHASCYIQDLMGLMELYEQNYPNPAEEITQYAQEIDLEFLSQDLPKLLSSMKLGTDRIREIVMSLRNFSRLDEAQMKRVNIHEGIDSTLLILQNRFKARSGFPGIELVKEYGDFEHIECYAGQLNQVFMNIISNSIDAIEESSKFLVLHSELSDSTGEGSASMTTISPQIKIATEFVEKSSANDDRDETRLLIKISDNGPGMSEEVRQRLFDPFFTTKPVGKGTGLGLSISYHIVVEKHGGQLQCISTPDEGTEFIIELPIQQQKRKSSETPVNRSDLRPQTRFQPHLKAC, from the coding sequence ATGTTAACCACACTTCAATCCGAATATAAACCACAAGCCGAAGTCCTGGAACTCAAGCAACAACTCGCCGCCAGTGAAATCCGGTTTCGGAATGTGATTGATAAATTGGCTGATGGCATTATCATCGTCGATGGCAAGGGACTAGTCCGCTTTATTAACCGCGCTGCGGAATGTTTGCTCTCATGTCCTGCGGATGCATTGCTGGGAAAAGAAGTGTTTGGCACCCGGGTATTTGAAATCCAGGGGGGTCAAATCGGGACGGAAATTATTAAGCGGGTTGGAGATAGCGATCGCGTTAGCACAAGAGTGGTGCAAACGCAAGTGGAGATTTTGCGGAAAGGAGAAGAAGATGCGATCGCTGAGATGCGAATTGTGGAAACCGAATGGGAAGGGGAAAAAGCTCTCATGGCGTCCTTGCGCGATATTACCTCCCGAGTGCGAGCACTCGAAGCATTGCAAAAATCCGAGGCGCAGCTTAGAGAACAAACCCACCAACTTGAGCGGACCCTCCAACAACTCAAACAAACTCAATCCCAATTGATTCAAACGGAAAAAATGTCAAGTTTGGGTCAAATGGTGGCTGGAGTGGCTCATGAAATTAACAACCCAGTTAACTTTATCTATGGAAATATCGACCACGCCAGTTGCTATATCCAAGATTTAATGGGGTTGATGGAACTTTATGAACAAAACTACCCCAATCCGGCAGAAGAGATTACTCAGTATGCTCAGGAAATTGACCTCGAATTTTTGAGCCAAGACTTACCCAAACTGCTCTCTTCGATGAAGTTGGGAACCGATCGCATCCGCGAAATTGTCATGAGTTTACGGAATTTCTCGCGGTTGGATGAAGCGCAGATGAAGCGAGTGAATATTCATGAAGGGATTGATAGTACCCTGCTGATTCTGCAAAATCGTTTCAAAGCGCGATCGGGATTTCCAGGAATTGAATTGGTTAAAGAGTACGGCGACTTTGAGCATATTGAATGCTATGCCGGACAACTCAACCAAGTGTTTATGAATATTATCAGCAATTCCATTGATGCGATTGAAGAAAGTTCTAAGTTTTTAGTGCTGCATTCTGAATTGTCTGACTCCACCGGGGAAGGATCCGCTTCCATGACTACAATATCGCCTCAGATTAAGATTGCCACCGAATTTGTCGAAAAGAGTTCGGCGAATGACGATCGCGATGAAACCCGTCTGCTGATTAAAATTTCTGATAACGGTCCAGGGATGAGCGAGGAAGTCCGGCAACGGTTGTTTGATCCGTTTTTCACCACGAAACCTGTAGGCAAAGGGACCGGGTTAGGTTTGTCCATTTCCTATCACATCGTCGTAGAAAAACATGGCGGCCAACTGCAATGCATTTCCACCCCAGATGAAGGCACGGAATTTATCATTGAACTGCCGATTCAACAGCAAAAACGTAAGTCTTCTGAAACTCCGGTTAACCGCTCAGATTTACGACCCCAGACGCGATTTCAACCTCATCTCAAGGCTTGCTAA
- a CDS encoding ATP-binding protein, protein MDKTSNAQSCDPQPPDTQIVRTSNDTCAIALGDDLKNVGYFRLDRQWNFTEINPQGEEILGKPRHLLVGRNIWQELGQSNQSKLIEEYRRALGEARTVRSKAFYLGRCLKMQAYPNSEGLSVYFQNVTPPNQLEENPPNNSCLYGFSAQIGRLIANGGPLETLFPPIMRAIVEYLEASSTAVWTLNPALKELEMRSTAGIPLDQELFPDRIPLGQTQIGTVAQTRKTYTGCLVRQKERGKNDSLENCELHPDCLLQPLVIDDQICGVMAVVIENGVSEPVQNLLIWLASTLALAIDRDRTREALLSRREGLLFRLASQIRNSLDLDTILETAVTEIHSLLQIDRCHFLWYLPHPLQPSLTVTHESRSANKKNLLCEYPASLSGPLTQKIRDLESLRSDRLDTSADLDDKTRTLFCDMGIVSVLLLPLETRSGQLGAVVCSHSEPRPWTDSEIELLQGVVDQLALAIDQAELYAQTHAAALAAQTQAQQLSVALQNLKQTQAQLIQTEKMSSLGQMVAGIAHEINNPVNFITGNLVHANNYTQDLLHLIEVYQTLYPNPAPEVLEVSEDIDLDFLLEDLPKILASMQMGADRIRQIVVSLRNFSRLDEAEMKPVDIHEGIDNTLLILHNRWKPKGKDPGVELIKEYGKLPKVECYAGQLNQVFMNILTNAMDALENQGAPHIITISTDIAKTDALGNPTEVSIRIRDNGPGMSEEVKKRLFDPFFTTKPVGKGTGLGLSISYKIVVDKHGGVLKCDSEPGQGTEFLIQIPAKQPYVKSRCA, encoded by the coding sequence ATGGATAAAACGAGTAACGCCCAGTCCTGTGATCCTCAACCACCGGATACCCAGATTGTCAGGACTTCTAACGATACCTGTGCGATCGCCTTGGGGGACGATCTAAAAAATGTGGGTTATTTTCGACTGGATCGCCAGTGGAATTTTACCGAAATCAATCCCCAGGGTGAAGAAATTTTAGGCAAACCCAGGCATCTTTTAGTGGGTAGAAATATTTGGCAAGAATTAGGCCAATCGAATCAGTCTAAATTGATAGAGGAATACCGACGCGCCCTAGGTGAGGCACGGACGGTCAGAAGTAAGGCATTTTATCTGGGACGGTGTTTAAAAATGCAAGCCTACCCAAACTCCGAAGGTTTATCCGTGTATTTCCAAAATGTGACCCCCCCAAACCAACTCGAAGAAAATCCCCCGAATAACAGTTGCCTTTATGGGTTCAGCGCTCAGATTGGGCGACTGATCGCCAACGGAGGACCCTTAGAAACCCTGTTCCCGCCAATCATGAGGGCGATCGTGGAGTATTTAGAAGCCTCCTCCACCGCAGTTTGGACCTTGAATCCTGCCCTTAAAGAATTAGAGATGCGATCAACTGCCGGAATTCCCCTAGACCAGGAACTGTTCCCCGATCGCATTCCCCTAGGACAAACCCAAATTGGCACCGTCGCGCAAACCCGCAAAACTTATACCGGCTGTTTGGTTCGCCAAAAAGAACGGGGCAAAAACGACAGCTTAGAAAATTGTGAACTCCACCCGGATTGCTTACTGCAACCCTTAGTCATCGATGACCAGATTTGTGGCGTCATGGCCGTTGTCATCGAGAATGGGGTCAGCGAGCCCGTCCAAAATCTCTTAATCTGGTTAGCCAGCACTTTAGCCCTAGCCATCGATCGCGATCGCACCCGAGAAGCCCTCCTCTCCCGTCGCGAAGGCTTGCTATTCCGCCTTGCCAGTCAGATTCGCAACTCCCTCGACCTCGACACCATCCTCGAAACCGCCGTCACCGAAATTCACTCCCTCTTACAAATTGACCGCTGTCACTTTTTGTGGTACTTGCCTCATCCGCTTCAGCCCAGTCTCACCGTCACCCATGAATCGCGATCGGCCAACAAAAAAAACCTCCTGTGCGAATACCCCGCCTCCCTCAGCGGCCCCCTCACCCAGAAAATTCGCGACCTAGAATCCTTGCGAAGCGATCGCCTCGATACCAGCGCCGACTTAGACGACAAAACCCGCACCCTCTTCTGTGACATGGGAATTGTCTCCGTCCTCCTCCTGCCCTTAGAAACCCGTTCTGGTCAACTCGGGGCCGTCGTCTGTAGCCATAGCGAACCCCGTCCCTGGACCGATAGCGAAATCGAACTCCTCCAAGGCGTCGTAGACCAACTCGCCCTGGCGATCGACCAAGCCGAACTCTACGCCCAAACCCACGCGGCAGCCCTCGCCGCCCAAACCCAGGCCCAACAACTCAGCGTGGCCCTGCAAAACCTCAAACAAACCCAAGCCCAGTTAATCCAAACCGAGAAAATGTCCAGCTTGGGACAAATGGTCGCAGGCATCGCCCATGAAATCAACAACCCCGTTAACTTCATCACCGGCAACCTCGTCCATGCCAACAACTACACCCAAGACCTGCTGCATCTAATTGAAGTCTATCAAACCCTCTACCCCAATCCCGCCCCAGAAGTTCTCGAAGTCTCCGAAGATATCGACCTTGACTTCCTCCTCGAAGATCTCCCGAAAATCCTCGCCTCCATGCAGATGGGTGCCGATCGCATTCGTCAAATTGTCGTCTCCTTGCGCAACTTCTCTCGACTCGATGAAGCCGAAATGAAGCCCGTGGACATTCATGAAGGCATTGATAACACCCTCCTGATTTTGCACAACCGCTGGAAACCCAAAGGCAAAGACCCCGGAGTTGAACTCATCAAAGAATATGGGAAACTCCCCAAAGTGGAATGTTACGCCGGACAACTCAATCAAGTCTTTATGAACATTCTCACCAATGCAATGGACGCCCTGGAAAATCAAGGCGCGCCTCATATTATTACAATCAGCACCGACATTGCCAAAACCGATGCCCTCGGCAACCCCACCGAAGTCTCCATTCGCATTCGCGATAACGGACCCGGTATGTCCGAAGAAGTTAAAAAACGCCTATTTGACCCCTTCTTTACCACCAAACCCGTAGGCAAAGGCACCGGACTCGGCCTCTCCATTAGTTATAAAATTGTCGTCGATAAACATGGTGGTGTCCTCAAATGTGACTCAGAACCGGGCCAGGGTACGGAGTTTTTAATTCAAATTCCCGCTAAACAACCCTATGTTAAAAGTCGCTGCGCTTGA
- a CDS encoding IS4 family transposase has translation MSRPRKNNPDHTRRHNMPAPSSEAIEAHLSDLLKPVVHEQLKYYRQLGLRQRILGLPLMVAAVLSLLWRQIPSVRELGRTLAREDLLWCRAVKVSQQALSTRFLEFPASMFERVLWALVEELKRRWTNRVARPLPPSVAWTKKRFEHIWIVDGSTLEALFRKLKSLQEHPIALAGKIYTIVDMASHLPVAIRFEENPNAADRNQWEWLHSTLPKGGLLIFDRGFYDFSEFSALVQAGSAWITRLKKGTYQVQKTFSQSANLVDQLVLLGHKRGKNKPITVRLVQVRHGKSWYSYITSVLEPGDLPPYVVADLYARRWEIETAFFLVKRLLNLAYIWTGSINGVKLLSLGDLAVLCCVA, from the coding sequence ATGAGTCGTCCTCGCAAAAACAACCCAGATCATACTCGCCGCCACAATATGCCAGCGCCAAGTAGCGAGGCGATTGAGGCCCACCTGAGCGACTTGTTGAAGCCTGTGGTTCACGAGCAATTAAAATACTATCGCCAGTTGGGGCTGCGCCAACGAATTTTGGGGCTGCCTCTGATGGTGGCAGCCGTGTTGAGCCTGTTATGGCGTCAAATCCCGAGCGTTCGAGAACTTGGACGGACCTTAGCGCGGGAAGATTTACTGTGGTGCCGAGCGGTTAAGGTATCCCAGCAAGCTCTCTCCACGAGATTTTTAGAGTTTCCGGCATCCATGTTTGAGCGAGTTCTGTGGGCTTTGGTGGAGGAATTAAAGCGACGGTGGACGAATCGTGTTGCTCGCCCCTTGCCACCGAGCGTTGCTTGGACAAAAAAACGGTTTGAACACATTTGGATCGTGGATGGTTCGACCTTAGAGGCCCTGTTTCGTAAACTTAAAAGCTTACAAGAACACCCCATAGCTTTAGCTGGAAAAATCTACACCATAGTCGATATGGCGAGTCATTTGCCAGTGGCTATCCGATTTGAAGAAAATCCGAATGCGGCAGATCGGAATCAATGGGAATGGTTGCATTCAACTTTGCCGAAAGGGGGTTTATTGATTTTTGATCGGGGCTTTTACGATTTTAGTGAATTTTCGGCCCTAGTCCAAGCGGGTAGCGCTTGGATTACTAGGCTGAAGAAAGGCACCTATCAGGTCCAGAAAACTTTTAGCCAGAGTGCTAATCTGGTTGACCAATTAGTTCTGCTCGGGCATAAACGAGGAAAGAATAAACCCATTACAGTGCGTCTAGTACAGGTGCGTCATGGGAAAAGTTGGTATAGCTATATTACCTCGGTGCTTGAGCCTGGGGACTTACCACCTTATGTAGTGGCTGATTTGTATGCTCGTCGTTGGGAGATTGAGACCGCGTTTTTTTTGGTTAAACGGTTGCTAAATCTGGCCTATATCTGGACAGGTTCTATTAATGGCGTTAAGCTCCTTTCTTTGGGCGACCTGGCTGTTTTATGCTGTGTTGCTTGA
- a CDS encoding HAD family hydrolase, which yields MSNPPTILALDFDGVICDGLIEYFQTTWRSYCQIWPNSDRLPPEEIAPLFYQLRPAIETGWEMPVLVRSLLLGTNPDQILEDWPAICSQIVTAEALNPTDLAAIVDRVRDEWIADNLTDWLSLHRFYPGVIDRLQSYLASSQQLVIITTKEERFVRSLLQEQGIQLPEDCIFGKNVKRPKHQILRELLGKITPTPTIWFVEDRLKTLESVQKQLDLTAVKLYLADWGYNTPSDRAVAQNNSGIELLSLSSFCQDCSLWP from the coding sequence GTGTCTAACCCTCCGACAATTCTAGCCCTTGATTTTGATGGCGTCATTTGTGACGGATTAATCGAATATTTCCAAACCACTTGGCGATCGTATTGCCAAATTTGGCCGAATAGCGATCGCCTCCCCCCGGAAGAAATAGCGCCCTTGTTTTATCAACTCAGACCGGCGATCGAAACCGGATGGGAGATGCCGGTCCTGGTGCGATCGCTCCTTTTAGGAACCAACCCTGACCAAATATTAGAAGACTGGCCCGCAATTTGTTCGCAAATCGTTACTGCTGAAGCATTAAACCCGACGGATTTAGCGGCGATCGTCGATCGCGTCCGGGATGAATGGATTGCAGATAATCTCACCGACTGGTTGAGTTTGCATCGGTTTTATCCAGGAGTCATTGATCGCCTGCAAAGCTACCTCGCCTCCAGTCAGCAACTGGTGATCATCACCACCAAAGAAGAACGCTTCGTGCGATCGCTGCTGCAAGAACAAGGCATCCAACTCCCAGAAGACTGCATATTTGGTAAAAATGTCAAGCGTCCTAAACACCAAATTCTCAGAGAATTACTCGGAAAAATAACTCCAACCCCAACTATTTGGTTTGTAGAGGACCGCTTAAAAACCTTAGAATCCGTGCAAAAACAACTGGACCTGACGGCGGTCAAATTATATCTAGCAGACTGGGGATATAATACGCCTAGCGATCGAGCAGTAGCGCAGAACAATTCCGGCATAGAACTCTTGTCCTTGTCTAGCTTCTGCCAAGACTGTTCACTGTGGCCTTAA
- a CDS encoding DNA double-strand break repair nuclease NurA, with amino-acid sequence MLDLTKIARQMQGISEHLSREAEQSRQRLEVAQRLRKKAQGEQEHLIQERETWRDRMGFPVAIPAEPLDFTPYIPTPPNVQTVLATDGSQIAPSHHEIAYCYLINVGRVILHYGQSRLPLLDSLPEVFYKPEDLYISRQWGIKTEEWMGYRRGVSEAIALADLAIALRTPGSGQIAHPEAPILGMVDGALIYWFLEPLPTDARQLILGAILEAWEKMRQVKVPIVGYISASRSSESLSFLRLAACPHPHPDCFTHCPIEADSVLRPYDQKAPCQVFDPLRDTTLWASVLEPGQRSPLWRSCSRILDFYPPEHQVYFCYLHVGPEIARIDMPAWVAKDPSLLGMALSMVLSQVQKGYGYPVALAEAHNQAVVRGGDRARFFALLEQQMIKAGLQNVGTSYKETRKRGSIA; translated from the coding sequence ATGCTAGATCTGACCAAAATCGCAAGGCAAATGCAGGGAATCAGCGAACATCTTTCCAGAGAAGCGGAACAATCCCGTCAGCGGTTGGAAGTGGCCCAAAGATTGCGGAAAAAAGCGCAGGGAGAGCAAGAGCATTTAATCCAGGAAAGAGAAACCTGGCGCGATCGCATGGGATTTCCCGTTGCTATCCCTGCTGAACCCTTGGACTTTACCCCCTACATCCCCACCCCTCCCAACGTCCAAACCGTCCTCGCGACGGATGGGTCCCAGATTGCACCCTCCCATCATGAAATTGCCTACTGTTACTTAATTAATGTCGGGCGAGTGATTCTCCATTATGGTCAAAGTCGCCTACCTCTGTTAGATAGTCTGCCGGAAGTGTTTTATAAACCCGAGGACCTGTATATTTCTCGGCAATGGGGGATTAAAACCGAAGAATGGATGGGTTACAGAAGGGGAGTTTCCGAGGCGATCGCCCTAGCGGATTTAGCCATTGCCTTGCGAACCCCAGGCAGCGGTCAAATTGCTCACCCAGAAGCGCCGATTTTAGGCATGGTTGATGGTGCCTTGATTTACTGGTTTCTTGAACCCTTACCCACCGATGCGCGTCAGCTCATCCTCGGGGCCATTTTAGAAGCCTGGGAAAAAATGCGGCAAGTCAAGGTCCCGATTGTGGGATATATCAGTGCCTCCCGCAGCAGCGAATCCCTCAGCTTCTTAAGATTAGCTGCCTGTCCCCATCCCCACCCCGACTGTTTTACCCATTGTCCCATCGAGGCGGATTCCGTACTGCGTCCCTACGACCAAAAAGCTCCCTGCCAAGTCTTTGATCCCTTGCGGGATACCACATTATGGGCCTCTGTACTCGAACCGGGACAACGGAGTCCTCTGTGGCGCAGTTGTTCGCGGATTCTGGATTTCTATCCCCCGGAACATCAAGTTTATTTTTGTTACCTTCATGTGGGGCCAGAAATTGCCCGAATTGATATGCCTGCCTGGGTTGCCAAAGATCCGTCTTTGTTAGGCATGGCTTTAAGTATGGTTCTGTCTCAAGTGCAAAAAGGGTATGGCTATCCCGTGGCGTTAGCCGAGGCCCACAATCAAGCGGTGGTTCGGGGAGGCGATCGGGCTCGGTTTTTTGCCCTACTCGAACAACAAATGATTAAAGCTGGATTGCAAAATGTCGGCACCTCCTACAAAGAAACCCGCAAACGGGGCAGTATTGCTTAG
- the xseB gene encoding exodeoxyribonuclease VII small subunit — translation MSNSGRASISKNKGFTPEPDWNYEATVAQIEAIVERVESGELELAEVFDQFTAAVEYLRQCESFLSQRQQQVNLLLETLDEVSFEF, via the coding sequence ATGAGCAATTCAGGGCGGGCGTCGATTTCTAAGAACAAGGGTTTTACCCCGGAACCAGACTGGAACTATGAGGCAACGGTGGCTCAAATTGAAGCGATCGTTGAACGAGTCGAATCGGGGGAACTGGAATTAGCTGAGGTTTTCGACCAATTCACGGCGGCAGTTGAGTATTTGCGGCAGTGCGAATCGTTCCTCTCTCAACGCCAGCAACAGGTGAATTTATTACTGGAAACTCTGGATGAGGTGAGTTTTGAGTTTTGA
- a CDS encoding helix-turn-helix domain-containing protein: protein MARTLHLEIKESSEELKHLLDKQTSVQMKERLQALYLLKTGTLSTLQELSSVLVRDPSTIYRWFQKYKKEGLEGLLKPYKSPGKTTTIPSAAMGKLKHYLEQYDGFTSYGEIQTWLKEECGVDVSYHVVYRAVYQKLNAKIKGSKPQKRIKKKSGMGEASQFTEKSQLSNL, encoded by the coding sequence ATGGCACGAACTCTCCACCTAGAAATTAAGGAATCTTCAGAAGAACTGAAACATCTTCTAGACAAGCAGACCAGTGTACAAATGAAAGAAAGACTGCAAGCGTTGTACTTGCTAAAAACCGGAACCCTTTCTACTTTGCAAGAGTTATCCTCCGTGCTGGTGAGAGATCCCTCAACAATTTATCGATGGTTTCAAAAGTACAAAAAAGAGGGATTAGAGGGATTACTCAAACCTTACAAAAGCCCAGGTAAAACCACGACCATTCCCTCCGCAGCGATGGGGAAATTAAAGCACTATTTAGAGCAGTATGATGGATTTACCAGTTATGGAGAGATTCAAACTTGGTTAAAAGAAGAATGTGGAGTTGACGTGAGTTATCATGTGGTTTATAGGGCAGTTTATCAGAAATTGAATGCCAAAATAAAAGGGTCTAAACCCCAAAAAAGAATTAAAAAAAAGAGTGGGATGGGAGAAGCCAGCCAGTTCACGGAAAAGTCACAGCTTTCCAACCTTTGA
- a CDS encoding DUF2103 domain-containing protein encodes MGKPSGGRLVLNHSTHIPGLIAILEKLTGCLGIQTITPGVIGRAKGHCPQMKLKISVPILGGYKVIARQGKTVQEVFIITELSQPDLEGAIASCLAKK; translated from the coding sequence ATGGGAAAACCTTCTGGCGGTCGCTTGGTTCTGAATCACTCCACCCATATTCCTGGTTTAATCGCCATCCTGGAAAAGTTAACGGGTTGCCTCGGCATTCAAACCATTACTCCTGGGGTGATTGGTCGCGCCAAAGGTCACTGTCCCCAGATGAAGTTAAAAATATCGGTTCCTATTTTGGGCGGATATAAGGTGATTGCCAGACAGGGAAAAACGGTGCAGGAAGTCTTTATCATCACAGAATTAAGTCAACCGGACCTAGAAGGGGCGATCGCTTCATGCTTGGCTAAAAAATAG
- the clpS gene encoding ATP-dependent Clp protease adapter ClpS, with protein sequence MATAPTIAPDQVGQVTRQPYPNYKVIVLNDDFNTFQHVSSCLMKYIPNMTSDLAWELTNQVHFEGQATVWVGPLEQAELYHQQLSRAGLTMAPLEKA encoded by the coding sequence ATGGCGACAGCGCCGACTATTGCGCCGGACCAAGTGGGTCAAGTTACCCGACAACCGTATCCGAATTATAAGGTAATCGTGCTTAACGATGATTTTAATACGTTTCAGCACGTTTCCTCCTGCTTGATGAAGTACATTCCCAACATGACCAGCGATCTAGCTTGGGAACTCACCAATCAAGTTCACTTTGAAGGACAAGCCACGGTCTGGGTGGGTCCACTAGAGCAAGCGGAATTGTACCATCAGCAACTCAGCCGCGCTGGATTGACGATGGCTCCTTTAGAAAAAGCCTAA
- a CDS encoding adenylate/guanylate cyclase domain-containing protein, translated as MNLDQASVLVVDDVEANRDLLCRRLKRQGYHVKIAEDGLKALELIRAEPFDLVLLDIMMPHLNGYQVLEEIKADSSLRHIPVIMISAVDDIDSVVKCIELGAEDYLSKPFNPVLLKARISASLEKKRLRDQEQAVLQKLQDEQAKSELLLLNILPKPIAERLKAGERTIADNFADVTVLFADIVGFSQLSSHLSPPELVEFLNHIFSLFDELADKYELEKIKTIGDAYMVVGGLPMPRPDHAQAIAQMALDMIDATTQLKTNHGEKIAMRIGISTGPVEAGVIGTKKFSYDLWGDTVNTASRMESHGIPGRIQVTTSTYECLVNDFLFENRGLIPVKGKGEMLTYLLMGKKPIG; from the coding sequence ATGAACCTTGACCAAGCCTCGGTGCTGGTAGTTGATGATGTTGAAGCCAACCGCGATCTCCTCTGTCGCCGCTTGAAGCGGCAAGGCTACCACGTCAAAATAGCAGAAGATGGACTGAAGGCACTCGAATTAATCCGAGCGGAGCCATTCGACCTCGTGCTGCTCGATATTATGATGCCCCATCTTAATGGCTATCAAGTCTTAGAGGAAATTAAGGCCGATTCTAGTCTACGCCATATCCCGGTGATTATGATTTCCGCTGTGGATGATATTGATAGTGTGGTCAAATGTATTGAATTGGGTGCAGAAGACTATCTCTCTAAACCGTTTAATCCGGTCCTGTTAAAAGCTCGGATTAGTGCCTCTTTGGAGAAAAAACGCCTACGAGACCAAGAACAAGCGGTTTTACAAAAGTTACAAGATGAACAGGCTAAATCTGAACTGCTATTGCTGAATATTTTACCCAAACCAATTGCGGAACGGCTGAAGGCCGGGGAACGGACGATCGCCGATAATTTTGCCGATGTCACGGTTCTCTTTGCTGATATTGTCGGCTTTTCCCAGCTTTCTTCTCATTTATCTCCCCCGGAATTGGTGGAGTTTCTCAACCATATTTTCTCGTTGTTTGATGAGTTGGCGGATAAATATGAGTTGGAAAAAATTAAAACCATTGGAGATGCCTATATGGTGGTCGGGGGATTACCTATGCCTAGGCCGGACCATGCCCAGGCGATCGCGCAAATGGCTCTCGATATGATCGATGCCACCACCCAATTAAAAACGAATCATGGGGAAAAGATCGCCATGCGGATTGGCATCAGTACCGGCCCGGTGGAAGCTGGCGTCATTGGCACTAAAAAGTTTAGTTATGACTTATGGGGGGATACGGTCAATACGGCTTCAAGAATGGAATCTCACGGCATTCCTGGCCGGATTCAAGTGACCACTTCGACTTATGAATGTTTGGTTAATGATTTTTTATTTGAAAACCGGGGCCTGATTCCCGTCAAAGGCAAAGGAGAAATGTTGACCTATCTTCTGATGGGTAAAAAACCTATTGGTTAG